From one Rhizobium lentis genomic stretch:
- a CDS encoding peptidase domain-containing ABC transporter, which produces MSGFLHTNLHCLALVARHHGVDLSPERLQHDYAVGNDPVAVRQMLRMAKDAGLRARHLTLDWRGLFQLGEAFPVLAELSNGNWVVIAGAVGEGEDERIRVLDPLATRPDVMLLSEEQFAKAWLGSVVLLKRNYRMSDEDRPFGFRWFIPEIIRQRSFFRDVALAAFVLYGLGLTTPMFFQLVIDKVLVHQSYATLTVLTVGIAVALVFDATFSFLRRYLLLYATNRIDIRVATRTFGHLLNLPIALFEQASAGVLVKHMQQTGRIREFLTGRLFLTLLDGVSLFVFVPILLLYSVKLTLVVLGFAALVGLVVMMLVGPFQRRLQALYQAEGDRQALLVETVHGMRTVKSLALEPRQRKVWDDYSAQSISVRFRVEKISTIAQSMTGLLEKLMSVAIIGLGALDVFSGAMTIGALVAFNMLAGRVSGPLVQIVTMVHEYQEVALSVRMLGEIMNQRPEQAGRGRGVRPHLHGRIEFDRVTFRYAPDTAPALDNVSFAIPAGSVFGVVGKSGSGKTTITRLIQGLYQSQEGLVRMDGYDSREIDLVHLRTSIGVVLQDNFLFRGTVRDNIAAAKPDASIEEIMEVARIAGAEEFIERLPRGFDTMLEENAANLSGGQRQRLAIARALITDPKLLIFDEATSALDPDSEAIIRENLSRIAAGRTVIIVSHRLSTLVDADAILVIDRGKVADIGRHDQLVSRCMTYRHLWAQQMRQVA; this is translated from the coding sequence ATGAGTGGATTTCTGCATACCAACTTGCACTGTCTTGCGCTCGTGGCGCGTCATCACGGCGTCGATCTGTCGCCTGAGCGACTGCAGCACGATTATGCCGTCGGTAACGATCCGGTGGCCGTGCGGCAGATGCTCCGGATGGCCAAGGATGCCGGCCTCAGGGCCAGGCACCTGACACTCGACTGGCGGGGCCTGTTCCAGCTCGGCGAGGCTTTCCCGGTGCTTGCCGAACTTTCGAACGGCAACTGGGTGGTCATTGCCGGCGCTGTCGGGGAGGGCGAGGATGAAAGGATCCGCGTTCTCGACCCGCTTGCCACGCGCCCCGACGTCATGCTGCTGAGCGAGGAACAATTCGCCAAGGCCTGGCTCGGATCGGTGGTTCTGCTCAAGCGCAATTACCGCATGTCGGATGAGGACCGGCCCTTCGGCTTCCGCTGGTTCATCCCCGAGATCATCCGACAGCGCAGCTTCTTCCGCGATGTGGCGCTCGCAGCCTTCGTGCTCTATGGCCTCGGGCTGACGACGCCGATGTTCTTCCAACTCGTCATCGACAAGGTGCTCGTGCATCAGAGCTATGCGACGCTGACGGTTCTGACGGTCGGTATCGCTGTGGCGCTCGTTTTCGACGCGACCTTCAGTTTCCTGCGCCGCTATCTGCTGCTCTACGCCACCAACAGGATCGACATCCGGGTGGCGACACGCACCTTCGGCCATCTGCTCAACCTGCCGATCGCGCTCTTCGAGCAGGCCTCGGCCGGCGTTCTCGTCAAGCACATGCAGCAGACAGGGCGTATCCGCGAATTCCTGACCGGCCGGCTTTTCCTGACGCTTCTCGACGGCGTATCGCTCTTCGTCTTCGTGCCGATCCTGCTTCTCTATAGCGTCAAACTGACGCTCGTGGTGCTCGGTTTCGCAGCGCTCGTCGGTCTGGTGGTCATGATGCTCGTCGGGCCGTTCCAGCGCCGCCTGCAGGCGCTTTACCAAGCCGAAGGCGACCGGCAAGCCCTGCTGGTGGAAACCGTGCACGGCATGCGCACCGTCAAGTCACTGGCGCTGGAGCCGCGCCAACGCAAGGTGTGGGACGATTATTCGGCACAGTCGATCTCGGTGCGCTTTCGAGTCGAGAAGATCTCGACCATCGCCCAGTCGATGACCGGGCTCCTGGAAAAGCTGATGAGCGTTGCGATCATCGGCCTCGGCGCGCTCGATGTCTTCAGCGGTGCGATGACGATCGGCGCGCTTGTTGCCTTCAATATGCTTGCCGGCCGCGTCTCCGGACCGCTCGTGCAAATCGTCACCATGGTGCACGAATATCAGGAAGTGGCGCTCTCGGTGCGCATGCTCGGCGAGATCATGAACCAGCGGCCGGAACAGGCCGGGCGCGGCCGCGGGGTCAGGCCGCATCTGCATGGCCGCATCGAATTCGACAGGGTCACCTTCCGCTATGCTCCCGATACCGCGCCGGCGCTCGACAATGTGTCCTTCGCCATTCCGGCAGGGTCGGTCTTCGGCGTGGTCGGCAAGAGCGGCTCGGGCAAGACGACGATCACCCGGCTCATCCAGGGGCTCTATCAGAGCCAGGAGGGGCTGGTGCGCATGGATGGCTATGACAGCCGCGAGATCGACCTCGTGCACTTAAGAACCAGCATCGGCGTCGTGCTGCAGGATAATTTCCTGTTCCGCGGCACTGTGCGCGACAATATCGCCGCCGCCAAACCCGATGCCAGCATCGAGGAGATCATGGAGGTCGCCCGCATCGCCGGCGCCGAAGAGTTCATCGAGCGGCTGCCGCGCGGCTTCGACACGATGCTGGAAGAAAACGCCGCCAATCTCTCGGGCGGCCAGAGGCAGCGGCTTGCCATTGCGCGCGCGTTGATCACCGATCCGAAGCTTCTGATTTTCGACGAGGCGACGAGCGCGCTCGACCCGGACAGCGAGGCGATCATCCGCGAGAATTTGAGCCGCATCGCCGCCGGGCGTACGGTCATCATCGTCTCCCACCGGCTTTCGACCCTCGTCGATGCCGATGCCATTCTCGTCATCGATCGCGGCAAAGTCGCCGATATCGGCCGGCACGACCAGCTGGTGTCGCGCTGCATGACCTATCGCCACCTGTGGGCACAGCAAATGAGGCAGGTCGCATGA
- a CDS encoding HlyD family type I secretion periplasmic adaptor subunit: MNAHIRKSSENLPVASNHSPSDKGPSGRGGQLTARLPLPPAIAEFQSDAVELEERAPPRIARMTLYCVTALIAATIIWASVSSIDEVVIAPGKLVTTQPTIVVQPLETSIIRTIDVKAGEVVLAGQTLATLDATFSQADVDQQRAKFSALDAQVKRIEAELAGDDYAAMAGNTPDEMLQVQLFGQRRAFYTAHLQNFEQQIAGQSAALAASRNQEAVLIDRRNTLSQIEGARTRLYDKQSGSLITMLGSRDARLDVESDLTAVRGKADEAAHAFAKLKADRQAFIEDFRRAAMEQLVELRGQRDTADEELKKMELRRNMVSLTAPADAVVLDLAQRSIGSVVREAEPVVTLVPINVPLEAEVSINTRDIGRIAVGKEARIKLDAYPFQKYGTASGEVRTISQDTFTTGQQQEQAATPSQPAAPFFKARILLADTRLNALDVPVRLLPGMTVSTEIKVGNRTVISYFLYPLLRGLDNAIREPN, translated from the coding sequence ATGAACGCGCATATCAGAAAATCCAGCGAGAACCTGCCCGTAGCCTCAAACCATAGCCCTTCCGATAAGGGGCCGTCAGGCAGGGGCGGGCAGCTCACCGCCCGCCTGCCGCTGCCGCCGGCCATCGCGGAATTCCAGTCCGATGCCGTCGAGCTCGAAGAACGCGCTCCTCCGCGCATTGCGCGCATGACGCTTTACTGCGTGACCGCGCTGATTGCTGCGACCATCATATGGGCCTCCGTCTCGTCGATCGACGAGGTGGTGATTGCGCCGGGCAAGCTCGTCACCACCCAGCCGACGATCGTCGTCCAGCCGTTGGAAACCTCCATCATCCGCACGATCGATGTGAAGGCCGGCGAGGTGGTGCTTGCCGGCCAGACGCTTGCAACACTCGATGCCACCTTCAGTCAGGCCGATGTCGACCAGCAGCGCGCGAAATTCAGCGCGCTCGATGCCCAAGTGAAGCGTATCGAAGCGGAGCTTGCCGGCGACGACTACGCTGCCATGGCCGGCAATACGCCTGACGAGATGCTGCAGGTGCAGCTCTTCGGCCAACGGCGGGCCTTCTACACGGCGCACCTGCAGAATTTCGAGCAGCAGATCGCCGGCCAGTCGGCAGCACTTGCCGCCAGCAGAAATCAGGAGGCCGTGCTCATCGACAGGCGCAACACGCTGTCGCAGATCGAAGGCGCTCGCACGCGGCTCTACGACAAGCAGAGCGGTTCGCTGATCACCATGCTCGGCTCGCGCGACGCTCGCCTCGACGTCGAATCCGATCTGACCGCCGTGCGCGGCAAGGCTGACGAGGCGGCGCATGCCTTTGCCAAGTTGAAAGCCGACCGGCAGGCCTTCATCGAGGATTTCCGCCGCGCCGCGATGGAACAGCTGGTGGAGCTGCGCGGCCAGCGCGACACGGCGGATGAGGAGCTGAAGAAGATGGAGCTGCGCCGCAACATGGTGTCGCTGACAGCACCTGCCGATGCCGTCGTGCTCGATCTCGCCCAGCGCTCCATCGGCTCTGTCGTGCGCGAAGCCGAACCGGTCGTCACGCTGGTGCCGATCAACGTGCCGCTCGAAGCGGAAGTATCGATCAACACCCGCGACATCGGCCGCATCGCCGTGGGTAAGGAGGCGCGCATCAAGCTAGACGCCTATCCCTTCCAGAAATACGGCACCGCATCGGGCGAGGTTCGCACCATCAGCCAGGACACGTTTACGACCGGCCAGCAGCAGGAACAGGCTGCCACGCCCAGCCAGCCGGCCGCGCCCTTCTTCAAGGCTCGCATCCTGCTTGCGGATACGAGGTTGAACGCCTTGGACGTGCCGGTCAGACTGCTGCCGGGCATGACCGTGTCCACAGAGATCAAGGTGGGCAACAGGACGGTGATCTCTTATTTCCTCTACCCGCTGCTGCGCGGCCTGGATAATGCCATCCGGGAACCGAACTGA
- a CDS encoding alpha/beta fold hydrolase, whose translation MPDMDAGGFQERFYSSSDGLTLYARDYRPDEPAAAERLPVICLPGLTRNTRDFHPLALLLCRDKTGPRRVITLDSRGRGNSAWDENKANYNLAVETADIVAACTAFGIERAIFIGTSRGGLILHLIAATRPDLLEAVILNDIGPAIEARGLALIRDYLNSGRTPADWKEAADILLENHGASFTALAAEDWREMTLALYRDVGGRPVADFDPAIAEALRSIDFSQSLPDFWAQFESLSRFPLMLIRGEHSPLLSEETAREMARLHSGLILHSAEGQGHAPLLHLGNIPAAIRAFLATCR comes from the coding sequence ATGCCGGATATGGATGCAGGCGGTTTCCAGGAACGATTTTACTCTTCTTCCGACGGGCTGACGCTTTATGCCCGCGACTACCGGCCCGACGAGCCGGCGGCCGCCGAACGGCTGCCGGTGATCTGCCTGCCCGGCCTGACCCGCAACACGCGCGACTTTCATCCGCTTGCGCTGCTTCTCTGCCGCGACAAGACAGGCCCGCGCAGGGTGATCACGCTCGATTCGCGCGGGCGTGGAAATTCCGCATGGGACGAGAACAAGGCCAATTACAATCTCGCCGTCGAGACCGCCGACATTGTTGCAGCCTGCACGGCATTCGGCATCGAGCGGGCGATTTTCATCGGCACGTCGCGCGGCGGACTGATCCTGCACCTGATCGCGGCGACCCGGCCGGATCTTCTGGAAGCCGTGATCCTGAACGATATCGGGCCTGCGATCGAGGCCAGAGGGCTGGCGCTGATCCGCGACTACCTCAACAGCGGCAGGACGCCGGCCGATTGGAAAGAGGCGGCCGATATATTGCTAGAAAATCACGGCGCCTCGTTTACCGCGCTTGCGGCCGAAGACTGGCGCGAGATGACACTTGCGCTTTATCGCGACGTCGGCGGAAGGCCGGTCGCCGACTTCGATCCGGCGATCGCAGAGGCGTTGAGATCGATCGATTTCAGCCAGTCGCTGCCCGATTTCTGGGCACAATTCGAAAGCCTGAGCCGATTTCCGCTGATGTTGATCCGCGGCGAACATTCCCCGCTGCTGTCGGAGGAAACCGCGCGCGAGATGGCGCGACTGCATTCCGGATTAATCCTTCACAGCGCCGAGGGGCAAGGACACGCGCCCCTCCTCCATCTTGGCAATATCCCCGCAGCAATTCGCGCCTTTCTCGCCACTTGCCGGTAG
- a CDS encoding lytic transglycosylase domain-containing protein, with amino-acid sequence MKKAVLILTAFGLVAAAWGSLASPLPGQSTPTPGVKPIGFVPETSIPEALTTGAIPRNPAVAPVANDLKTGLDALSAKNPQLALSIRDSMRDGTLDRHILTWAIAVSGLKGVPSYEIASAAQELKGWPGLSRLRPSSERALYDENPAPSAVLAAFGDTAPETMQGAVILGRALIASGKQAQAAKHIRKIWRTEALDKASEDKILVEFSSLLTPADHKARMDYLMYRGRVAQAKRFGDMGEAQSLYKAWAAVDAKAANAGALLNSVEARWRGDPGLLFARIEYLRKQDKYAEAAALLEKMPREPGELVNSGEWWNEQRIVSRGLVDQGEFKPAYRIVANSAATSPTDIVEAEFHAGWYALRGLQDPTTAERHFRKILATSNGPLSVSRAWYWLGRAAEAGGPGNSGEFYGKAANFPGTFYGQLAAERLGRKTLNVTYPTPSTADRQRFQAREAVQAIARLEAAGHGWRADILYLALADQLQSPGELAILAAQAEQSGDHHLSLQIGKVAYGRGIDVAALAFPVGVIPAGANISGSGKALAYAIARQESAFNPAAVSAANARGLLQLLPGTAQAVAKRHNITFSKDKLTADAGYNATLGAHYLGEQIEAFGGSYILTFIAYNAGPKRVPEWIGRYGDPRGRPVDEIVDWIERIPFPETRNYVQRVMENYEVYKARLGQPTDIERDLIGGRSAS; translated from the coding sequence ATGAAGAAAGCTGTCCTGATTCTGACCGCCTTCGGCTTGGTTGCCGCCGCGTGGGGCAGCCTCGCGTCGCCGCTTCCCGGCCAAAGCACGCCGACGCCTGGTGTCAAGCCGATCGGCTTCGTTCCCGAGACCTCGATACCCGAAGCGCTGACGACCGGCGCCATCCCGCGCAACCCGGCCGTCGCGCCTGTCGCTAATGATTTGAAAACCGGCCTCGACGCGCTTTCCGCCAAGAATCCGCAACTGGCTCTCTCGATCCGCGACAGCATGCGCGACGGGACGCTCGACCGCCATATCCTCACCTGGGCGATCGCCGTCTCCGGATTGAAGGGCGTTCCCTCCTATGAAATTGCCAGTGCTGCACAGGAGCTCAAGGGATGGCCCGGCCTTTCCAGGCTGCGCCCCTCTTCCGAACGTGCGCTCTACGACGAAAACCCCGCTCCATCAGCCGTGCTCGCCGCCTTCGGAGATACCGCGCCGGAGACGATGCAGGGCGCCGTCATTCTCGGGCGGGCGCTGATCGCCTCGGGCAAGCAGGCGCAGGCAGCAAAACATATCCGCAAGATCTGGCGCACCGAGGCTCTCGACAAGGCGAGCGAAGACAAGATCCTCGTCGAGTTTTCTAGCCTGTTGACACCGGCCGACCACAAGGCGCGGATGGACTATCTGATGTATCGCGGTCGGGTGGCGCAAGCCAAGCGGTTCGGCGACATGGGCGAGGCGCAGTCCCTCTACAAGGCCTGGGCCGCCGTCGACGCCAAGGCGGCCAATGCCGGCGCTCTGCTCAATAGTGTCGAGGCTAGATGGCGCGGCGATCCCGGCCTGCTGTTCGCGCGCATCGAATATCTGCGCAAGCAGGACAAATATGCCGAAGCGGCAGCTCTTCTGGAGAAGATGCCGCGTGAGCCGGGCGAACTCGTCAATTCCGGCGAATGGTGGAACGAGCAGCGGATCGTCAGCCGCGGCCTGGTCGATCAGGGGGAATTCAAACCTGCCTACCGCATTGTCGCAAACTCCGCGGCAACCAGCCCGACTGATATCGTCGAGGCCGAGTTTCACGCCGGATGGTATGCGCTGCGCGGTCTGCAGGACCCGACAACGGCAGAAAGGCATTTCCGCAAGATTCTGGCGACTTCGAATGGCCCCCTCTCAGTGTCCCGCGCCTGGTATTGGCTGGGGCGGGCAGCCGAGGCCGGCGGTCCCGGCAACTCCGGCGAATTCTACGGCAAGGCCGCGAATTTTCCCGGCACCTTCTATGGGCAGCTCGCGGCCGAAAGGCTGGGGCGGAAGACGCTCAACGTTACCTATCCCACGCCAAGCACAGCCGATCGCCAGCGCTTCCAGGCGCGTGAAGCCGTGCAGGCGATCGCCCGGCTTGAGGCAGCCGGTCATGGATGGCGCGCCGACATTCTCTATCTCGCGCTCGCCGATCAACTGCAGAGCCCGGGTGAACTGGCCATCCTTGCGGCGCAGGCCGAGCAATCGGGCGATCACCATCTGTCGCTGCAGATCGGTAAGGTCGCCTATGGCCGCGGCATCGATGTCGCCGCGCTCGCCTTTCCCGTCGGCGTGATCCCGGCGGGTGCCAATATCTCCGGCTCCGGCAAGGCGCTCGCCTATGCCATTGCCCGGCAGGAAAGCGCCTTTAACCCGGCTGCCGTTTCGGCGGCGAATGCGCGCGGCCTGCTGCAGCTTCTGCCGGGCACGGCCCAGGCGGTGGCCAAGCGCCACAACATCACCTTTTCGAAGGACAAGCTGACGGCCGATGCCGGTTACAACGCGACGCTCGGCGCGCATTATCTCGGCGAGCAGATCGAGGCCTTCGGCGGCTCCTATATCCTGACCTTCATCGCCTATAATGCCGGGCCGAAGCGGGTTCCGGAATGGATCGGACGCTACGGCGACCCACGCGGCAGGCCGGTCGACGAGATCGTCGATTGGATTGAGCGTATCCCCTTCCCCGAGACCCGCAATTACGTGCAGCGGGTGATGGAGAATTACGAGGTCTACAAGGCCCGCCTCGGCCAGCCGACGGATATCGAGCGCGACCTGATCGGCGGACGCAGCGCCTCCTGA
- the dapA gene encoding 4-hydroxy-tetrahydrodipicolinate synthase produces MFNGSIPALVTPFTDAGLIDEDSFAGHVDWQIKEGSGGLVPVGTTGESPTLSHAEHKRVVELCIEVAAKRVPVMAGAGSNNTREAIELAQHAEKVGADAVLVVTPYYNKPTQKGLIAHFSAIAEAVALPIYIYNIPGRSVVDMTPDTMGALVKAHRNIVGVKDATGKIERVSEQRISCGKDFRQLSGEDATALGFNAHGGVGCISVTANVAPRLCADFQAATLAGDYARALDYQDRLMPLHKAIFLEPGLCGAKYGLSKLGRMSRSVRSPLLSTLEPATEAAIDAAMRHAGLLN; encoded by the coding sequence ATGTTCAATGGGTCCATTCCCGCCCTCGTCACCCCCTTCACCGACGCCGGACTGATCGACGAAGACAGCTTCGCCGGCCATGTCGACTGGCAGATCAAAGAAGGCAGTGGCGGCCTCGTCCCGGTCGGCACGACCGGCGAATCGCCGACACTGTCGCATGCCGAGCATAAGCGGGTGGTGGAACTCTGCATCGAAGTGGCCGCAAAACGCGTTCCCGTCATGGCCGGCGCCGGTTCGAACAATACGCGTGAGGCGATCGAGCTCGCCCAGCACGCCGAAAAGGTCGGCGCAGATGCCGTGCTTGTCGTCACGCCCTACTACAACAAGCCGACACAGAAGGGGCTGATCGCGCATTTTTCTGCGATTGCCGAGGCCGTCGCCCTGCCGATCTATATCTACAACATCCCCGGCCGTTCTGTGGTCGACATGACGCCGGACACGATGGGGGCGCTTGTCAAGGCGCATAGGAATATCGTCGGCGTCAAGGACGCGACCGGTAAGATCGAGCGTGTCTCCGAGCAGCGCATCAGCTGTGGCAAGGACTTCAGGCAATTGTCCGGCGAGGATGCGACGGCGCTCGGCTTCAACGCCCATGGCGGCGTCGGCTGCATCTCGGTAACCGCCAATGTCGCCCCGCGCCTATGTGCCGATTTTCAGGCGGCGACGCTGGCCGGCGATTATGCCCGCGCGCTGGACTATCAGGACCGACTGATGCCGCTGCACAAGGCGATCTTCCTCGAACCCGGTCTTTGCGGCGCCAAATACGGACTCTCCAAGCTCGGCCGGATGAGCCGCAGCGTCCGCTCGCCGCTGCTCTCGACGCTGGAGCCGGCAACCGAAGCAGCGATCGACGCCGCCATGCGTCACGCAGGGCTGCTGAACTGA
- the smpB gene encoding SsrA-binding protein SmpB, with amino-acid sequence MAPKGSQRVVNKIVAENRKARFNYEIIDTYEAGLVLKGTEVKSLREGKANIAESYASDEDGEIWLINSYLPEYLQANRFNHEPRRRRKLLLSGREINRLRSAVNREGMTLVPLKIYFNDRGRAKMELALAKGKKLHDKRESEKERDWNRQKSRLLKDNG; translated from the coding sequence ATGGCCCCCAAAGGTAGCCAGCGCGTGGTGAACAAGATCGTGGCCGAAAACCGCAAGGCCCGCTTCAACTACGAGATCATCGACACTTACGAGGCGGGTCTCGTGCTGAAGGGCACGGAGGTCAAGTCGCTGCGCGAAGGCAAGGCCAATATCGCCGAATCCTATGCATCGGATGAGGATGGCGAGATTTGGCTGATCAATTCTTATCTTCCGGAATATCTTCAGGCGAACCGCTTCAATCACGAGCCGCGCCGGCGCCGCAAGCTCTTGCTCTCTGGCCGTGAAATCAATCGCCTGCGCTCCGCCGTCAACCGTGAAGGCATGACGCTGGTCCCGCTGAAGATCTATTTCAACGATCGGGGTCGGGCAAAGATGGAGCTGGCGCTCGCCAAGGGCAAGAAATTGCACGATAAGCGCGAATCCGAGAAGGAACGCGATTGGAACCGGCAAAAGAGCCGCTTGTTGAAGGATAATGGCTGA
- a CDS encoding NYN domain-containing protein: MFDPREKIALFIDGANLYAASKSLGFDIDYRKLLKAFQKRGYLLRAYYYTALIEDQEYSSIRPLIDWLDYNGYKVVTKPAKEFTDSMGRRKIKGNMDIELAIDAMEQSETVDHLVIFSGDGDFTNLVEALQRRGRKVSVISTMATQPPMIADDLRRQADHFIDLLSLKAEIGRDPSERAPRPAEVAPASDFEV; the protein is encoded by the coding sequence ATGTTTGACCCACGCGAAAAAATTGCACTCTTCATTGACGGCGCCAACCTCTACGCTGCATCCAAGAGCCTCGGTTTCGACATAGATTATCGCAAGCTCTTGAAAGCATTCCAGAAACGCGGCTACCTGCTGCGCGCCTACTATTATACGGCATTGATCGAGGATCAGGAGTATTCATCGATCCGCCCGCTGATCGATTGGCTCGACTACAACGGCTACAAGGTCGTCACTAAACCCGCCAAGGAATTCACCGATTCCATGGGCCGGCGGAAGATCAAGGGCAACATGGACATCGAGCTTGCGATCGACGCGATGGAACAGTCAGAAACCGTCGACCATCTCGTCATCTTCTCCGGCGACGGCGACTTTACGAACCTCGTCGAGGCGCTGCAGCGCAGAGGCCGCAAGGTTTCGGTGATCTCAACCATGGCGACGCAGCCGCCGATGATCGCCGACGACCTGCGCCGGCAGGCCGATCATTTCATCGACCTCCTGTCTCTAAAGGCTGAGATCGGTCGCGATCCCTCGGAGCGGGCGCCGCGTCCGGCCGAAGTTGCTCCGGCCAGCGATTTCGAAGTCTGA
- the rpoZ gene encoding DNA-directed RNA polymerase subunit omega: MARVTVEDCIDKVENRFELVLLASHRARLISQGASITIDRDNDKNPVVALREIADETLSPDDLKEDLIHSLQKHVEVDEPEPDPASMIAAGGAVAADSEEQDDLPETITFDQMSEEELLAGIEGLVPPEKSDDY, from the coding sequence ATGGCCCGTGTCACAGTTGAAGATTGCATCGACAAGGTGGAGAACCGCTTCGAGCTGGTTCTGCTCGCCAGCCACCGCGCCCGGCTGATTTCCCAGGGCGCCTCGATCACCATCGATCGCGACAACGACAAGAACCCCGTCGTGGCGCTGCGCGAAATCGCCGACGAGACGCTGTCGCCCGACGACCTCAAGGAAGACCTGATCCATTCGCTGCAGAAGCACGTCGAAGTCGACGAGCCCGAGCCCGATCCGGCCAGCATGATCGCCGCCGGCGGCGCAGTCGCAGCCGACAGCGAGGAGCAGGACGACCTGCCGGAGACGATCACTTTCGATCAGATGTCGGAAGAAGAGCTGCTTGCCGGCATCGAGGGCCTCGTGCCGCCGGAAAAGAGCGACGATTACTAA